Below is a window of Chryseobacterium arthrosphaerae DNA.
TCCACATCATATCATCATTCAGCACATTTAAGTTTCCGTTATCAAAAGCTTCATCCATTTTATAATAGGCAGCAAAATCAAATACGGAACTGTTGGCGTTATTGGCCCACCATTCAAGGGTATTCACATTGGAATCCCATAATTCTCCTACAGAAAACCCGCCGACTTTAGAGTTCCAGGTATTTACTACCCACGGTCCGAAGCCTTTTACATAATCAAACCTCCAGCCGTCAAATTTCATGACGTTTTTATAGTATTTGGCTACAGAATCATCTCTCCCCCACAGCCAGTCCTGTACATAAGGATTGGCATGACAAAGATCGGGAAAACCGCCGAAAGCCCCTTCATCATTATTTCCGTAAGCATTTTTATAGAAGTCATTATAGTTTCTTTTAAATTTACCGGAAGCTACCCCTGAAAAATTGGTCCAGGTATTGGTTCCTGTAAAAGGATTGGCCTCAGACTGTCCGCCACTGTTATGATTGATCACGATATCTGCATAGACCTGCATATTTTCAGCATGGGCTTTGGTAATCAGCGCCTCAAGCTCAGTTCTTGATCCGAAACGGGTTTCAACGCTTCCATTCTGGTTAAAGTCTCCGAAATCATAATAATCTGTAGGATCATACCCCATGGAATAAGCTCCGTTCTGTGCTTTTGAAGCAGGAGGAAGCCACACCGCACCGATTCCTGCATCAGACCAGGCTGTCAGCTTATCTTTCACGGTATTCCACCAGTTCCCGCCATCCGGAACATCCCAGTAAAATCCCTGCATAAGAACACTTCCACCCGGGCCGGCAACAAATTTACCCTGAACAGAACCGGATTCTTTACCGGTACTGAAAGGACGGCCGTCATGATTGGTGACATTTACAATCCTGTCATGTACTTCTTCCTTTTTAGAAGTTTCCGTAATCAGTTCATCATTGCTCTGACAAGAATTCGTTATTGCTAAAGCCAGTAAGGAAAGGAAAAAATATGTTTTTTTCATCGTAATAATTAATTATCAATTCATTAACCAAGTTACAATTTTATTGAAAACAAATTCAAATCAAAGGGAAATATTTTCATTTTAAATAATGATTCAACGGGAAAGCCATTTGAAATTTTCATTAAAAAATCATAAATTTTTAAGATTCCCGAAACAATTTTTCTATTAATCCATATATTTGCATACTATGGAATACAATACCCAAAAAACTCAGCTTCATATGCCGGAATATGGCAGAATTATACAACAGTTGGTTGAGCGCTGCAAAGAACTTCCTACCAAAGAGGAAAGGAACGAAATGGCTATGGCAATCATCGATTTTATGGGTCAGAGAAACCCGCAACTTCGTGACGAAGAAAATTATAAACATAAACTTTGGGACCATCTTTATATTCTGGCTAATTATGATTTGGATGTAGATTCTCCTTATCCTTTTCCAACGATGGAACAATTGGCAGAAAAACCTAAAAGAATGGAATATCCGAAACTTCAGGGTGACTTTAAGTTTTACGGAAAAAGTATTCTTCAATTGATAGAAAAAGCAATTGAACTTGAAACGGGTGACGAAAAAGAAGCCCTTATTGAGGTTATTGCCAACAATATGAAGAAGTCTTATAATGTCTATAATAAAGAACATGTGACGGATGATGTGATCTTCCGCCACCTGAAGGAACTTTCTGAAAACAGGTTGGATCTTACAGGAATTGATTCTCTTGAAAAAAGTAAGATCTATTATACCAATAATAACAACAGAAATAATAGCGGTAATAATAACCGGAACAACAACAATAATAACAAAAATCAGAACCAGCCTAACAAGAGAAGGCACAATAACAATCATAAAAACAGAAAATAATGAGTGGAACATTTCAAATAAGAGGAGGAAAAAGACTGCAGGGTGAAATAACTCCACAAGGAGCCAAAAATGAGGCTCTACAGATTTTATGTGCTGTTCTGTTGACCGATGAAGAAGTAAGGATTAAAAATATTCCTGATATTCACGATGTCAACAGGCTGATTGAAATCCTTGGAGATTTTGGCGTAAAAGTCACTAAGAACGGACAGGGAGATTATACCTTCAAAGCAGATCAGGTCAACTTTGATTATATCAAATCCAGCGAATTTAAAAAAGACGGAGCAAAGCTGCGTGGTTCCATCATGCTGATGGGTCCTATGCTGGCCCGTTACGGAGAAGCCTACATGCCGACTCCGGGAGGTGACAAAATCGGAAGAAGAAGACTGGACACCCACTTCCAGGGACTGGTAGAACTTGGCGCAGAATTCAATTATGACGAAGAGGAATATTTTTATTCTTTAAAGGCTACAGAACTGAGAGGAAAGTTTATTCTTCTGGAAGAAGCTTCTGTAACCGGAACAGCTAATATTGTAATGGCCGCCGCTCTTGCAAAAGGAAAAACAAGAATTTATAACGCTGCGTGTGAACCATACCTTCAGCAATTATGCAAAATGCTGAACAGAATGGGAGCGAATATTTCAGGAATAGGTTCTAACCTTCTTACCATTGAAGGAGTGGAATACCTCAGAGGAACAGAGCACACCATGCTTCCTGATATGGTAGAAATCGGATCTTGGATCGGTCTTGCCGCTATGACAAAATCTGAAATTACCATTAAGAATGTCAACTGGAACCAATTAGGGGTTATCCCGAACACATTCAGAAAATTAGGAATTCAGCTGGAGCAAAGTGGTGATGATATTTATATTCCTGCTCAGGAACATTATAAAATCCAGAAATTCATCGACGGTTCTATCCTTACCATTTCGGATGCTCCATGGCCTGGATTTACTCCGGACTTATTATCTATTATTCTGGTAGTAGCTACCCAGGCAAAAGGAAGTATTCTGGTACATCAGAAAATGTTTGAATCCAGATTGTTCTTTGTAGACAAGCTGATCGATATGGGAGCACAGATCATTTTATGTGATCCTCACAGAGCAACGGTAATCGGACTGAACCAGGAAGCTCCGTTAAGAGGAACAACAATGGTTTCCCCGGATATCAGAGCCGGAAATGCCCTTCTTATTGCAGCTCTTTCTGCGGAAGGAAAATCAATTATTCACAACATCGAACAGATCGACAGAGGATATGAAAATATCGACGGAAGGCTAAGAGCTATTGGTGCTGATATTGAAAGAATCTAAAAAATTATTTTTATTACGATAGAGCGTTCAGAGAAATCTGAGCGCTTTTTTTTAACCACCCCGTCAAATCTATAATTTTGACACCCCTCCTGAAGAGGGAAATTCTCACAGCTTCATTTGTAACTGCAGCCGGAATCAAAGATTTTCCATTGGATATTTTACTCTTTTTACGAAATAAAAAGTGCCCGGAAAAAACCGGACACTTTGGTAATTAAAACTATATGAATCTCACCTAAAAATACTTTCTGCAGGTATATTCCACCGAAGTACTGATAAGTTTATTTTTATTCAGATAGAACTCAAGCTGCTGAAAATCTTCTGAATTGACATTAATGTATAATTGCACGGTTCCAAAGCTGTAGCCGTTGACGTATTCTATATTAGCAGACAACACTCTATGGCAGATACCCAATTGATTGTAGATCGTATTCATCAAATGTTCAAATTTCATTTTGCCATTCAGTTCTATTTCCAGGATCAGTTCTTTTTTAGGCAGGTTCAGTTTATTTTGCAAAACCTGCAGGCCGGGATTCAGTGTAATCATTGCTAAACATTTTTGGATTAAACATTTTCAGATCGTCTTGCTCTCTGCATTAAATCTGTGACAAAAATATAAAAAAATATTAGTCCACCAAATTAGTAGACTAATATTTTTTAAAATTTAACAAAAAAAGAAGCTTTATCAGCTTCTCTTTTATTTTTTACAATACTTTTACTCTTTCCAATTTATCAGAACCTGCCAGTCCATTGGGGTTACATCCCGGTTCTCCTTCAGGTACTTTTACATTTTTCTTCTTATAAAATTCTTCCCAGAATGTATTGGTTTTTCCGGTCTTCGGATCAATGAAGGTCATCGGTTCCAGTTTAAAAACAGATTCATCCCTGAAAGCTCTCTCGATGAAGTCTGAGCAGTAATATGAATTTTCATCCAGAATATAATTGAAATTATAAGGCTTACCCAACATTGAATTTGCCTTTTCAAGTGCTTTCGGGATGGCTTTCTGATATTCCGGTTTTAAGCGGTATACCACAACATTTTGTCCGTCCGTCTTCTGATCTTCTATAAAATCTTTAAAATCTTGTTTCTGAGAGCCTCCTTTGGGAGCTGCATGCAGTACAAACATCTTATTTCCTTCTTTTTCCAAGATCCCGATATGATCAAAAGAAGCTGTTTTCTGTTTCTGAGTCACATTATTAATGGCTCCAGACAGTCCTGTTTCCTTTGCAGTAACAAAAAGCAGATCTCCATTTTTAAGTGAGCCTGTCCCGGAAGAAACACAATGTACCAGAAGGGTCATGAGAAGAAATAGAATTCCGGCTGTTGCAGCTTTTTTTATTTTTTTCTTAAAAGATATTTTAGATTCTGCCATCTGATTGTTTTGTTCTGCATCAAAATTACAAAATAGAATTTATTACATTTGTGATGAGTATTGAGCTATTCTATATATCAACCAAACATTCCAACATTCTTATGCCACACATTTTACTCGTGGAAGACGACAACAGGCTTTCCCAATTGATCACAAAAGGGCTTCAGGAATCTGAATTTGAAGTGACGGCAGCCTACGATGGAATGACAGGTCTCAAACTGGTTCTGCAAAAGAATTTTGATCTCGTAGTGACAGACATTGTACTTCCCGGAAAAGACGGTCTTGAATTCTGTACTGAAATAAAGGCTTTAAAACCCAATCTTCCTGTGGTAATGCTTACCGCTCTTGGAACCACTGATGATAAGCTGGAAGGATTTGATGCCGGGGCCGATGATTATATGACCAAACCTTTTGAAATGCGTGAACTGACCGCCAGGATCAGAGTACTTCTGAAACGTTTTTCGCATCAGCCACAGCAAAAAGTCTCTGTAATCAGATATGAAGGGATTGAAATGAATCTGGAACAGAAAACCGCCAGCCGGGATCAGGTACCCGTTAAACTCACTCCCAAAGAATTCAATCTATTGAAATTCATGCTCGAAAATTCCGAAAGAGTACTTTCCCGGAGCGAAATTGCAGAAAAGGTATGGGACACTCATTTTGATACCGGAACCAACTTTATAGATGTATATATCAATTATCTCCGAAAGAAAATAGATAAGGATTTTGAGAATAAACTGATCCATACCAAAGCAGGAATGGGCTTTATTTTAAAAAAAGGGTACGAAGAACACCAGCAATAGTATTAATATGAAAGTCAGAACAAGGCTTACTTTACTCTTTACTTCTGTCACAGCAATGCTGATGGTATGTTACGGTATTGCCGTCTATTATTCTTCTGCCGAAGCACGGGAAAATTCATTTTATGCCCAGCTCAGCAATGAAGCGGTAGCCAAAGCCAATCTTTTTTTCCAGAGCACGCTGAGTGAAAAAGAAATGCACCGCCTGTACAAAAACAATACAAAAACCCTCAACGAAGTTCAGGTTGCTATTTATGATCCGGGATTCAACCTCATCTATCACGATGATTCAAAGGTGGATTATGTAAAAGAAGATGCAGAAATGCTTTCCGGTATTTTGAAAAAGAAAGAGATCAGTTTTTTGCTGGATGACCTTCAGGCCATCGGAATGGTTTATCCCCACAACGGAAAAGAATATATCGTAACAGCCGCAGGCTATGACCAATACGGATACCGCTCGATCAGCCATCTGCTGACTAT
It encodes the following:
- a CDS encoding YiiX/YebB-like N1pC/P60 family cysteine hydrolase: MAESKISFKKKIKKAATAGILFLLMTLLVHCVSSGTGSLKNGDLLFVTAKETGLSGAINNVTQKQKTASFDHIGILEKEGNKMFVLHAAPKGGSQKQDFKDFIEDQKTDGQNVVVYRLKPEYQKAIPKALEKANSMLGKPYNFNYILDENSYYCSDFIERAFRDESVFKLEPMTFIDPKTGKTNTFWEEFYKKKNVKVPEGEPGCNPNGLAGSDKLERVKVL
- a CDS encoding response regulator transcription factor, with protein sequence MPHILLVEDDNRLSQLITKGLQESEFEVTAAYDGMTGLKLVLQKNFDLVVTDIVLPGKDGLEFCTEIKALKPNLPVVMLTALGTTDDKLEGFDAGADDYMTKPFEMRELTARIRVLLKRFSHQPQQKVSVIRYEGIEMNLEQKTASRDQVPVKLTPKEFNLLKFMLENSERVLSRSEIAEKVWDTHFDTGTNFIDVYINYLRKKIDKDFENKLIHTKAGMGFILKKGYEEHQQ
- a CDS encoding alpha-amylase, with amino-acid sequence MKKTYFFLSLLALAITNSCQSNDELITETSKKEEVHDRIVNVTNHDGRPFSTGKESGSVQGKFVAGPGGSVLMQGFYWDVPDGGNWWNTVKDKLTAWSDAGIGAVWLPPASKAQNGAYSMGYDPTDYYDFGDFNQNGSVETRFGSRTELEALITKAHAENMQVYADIVINHNSGGQSEANPFTGTNTWTNFSGVASGKFKRNYNDFYKNAYGNNDEGAFGGFPDLCHANPYVQDWLWGRDDSVAKYYKNVMKFDGWRFDYVKGFGPWVVNTWNSKVGGFSVGELWDSNVNTLEWWANNANSSVFDFAAYYKMDEAFDNGNLNVLNDDMMWKRNPYKAVTFVANHDTDIIYNKMPAYAYILTHEGYPTIFYRDYEEWLNKERLNNLIWIHNNKATGTTSILYTDNDEYIARRNGYNGNPGLVVYINTSSSWQERWIQTNWASQQVKDFTGSSSWYPTTQADKWVKIQCAPNSYSVWSLNQ
- a CDS encoding NIL domain-containing protein translates to MITLNPGLQVLQNKLNLPKKELILEIELNGKMKFEHLMNTIYNQLGICHRVLSANIEYVNGYSFGTVQLYINVNSEDFQQLEFYLNKNKLISTSVEYTCRKYF
- the murA gene encoding UDP-N-acetylglucosamine 1-carboxyvinyltransferase produces the protein MSGTFQIRGGKRLQGEITPQGAKNEALQILCAVLLTDEEVRIKNIPDIHDVNRLIEILGDFGVKVTKNGQGDYTFKADQVNFDYIKSSEFKKDGAKLRGSIMLMGPMLARYGEAYMPTPGGDKIGRRRLDTHFQGLVELGAEFNYDEEEYFYSLKATELRGKFILLEEASVTGTANIVMAAALAKGKTRIYNAACEPYLQQLCKMLNRMGANISGIGSNLLTIEGVEYLRGTEHTMLPDMVEIGSWIGLAAMTKSEITIKNVNWNQLGVIPNTFRKLGIQLEQSGDDIYIPAQEHYKIQKFIDGSILTISDAPWPGFTPDLLSIILVVATQAKGSILVHQKMFESRLFFVDKLIDMGAQIILCDPHRATVIGLNQEAPLRGTTMVSPDIRAGNALLIAALSAEGKSIIHNIEQIDRGYENIDGRLRAIGADIERI
- a CDS encoding DUF4290 domain-containing protein, translated to MEYNTQKTQLHMPEYGRIIQQLVERCKELPTKEERNEMAMAIIDFMGQRNPQLRDEENYKHKLWDHLYILANYDLDVDSPYPFPTMEQLAEKPKRMEYPKLQGDFKFYGKSILQLIEKAIELETGDEKEALIEVIANNMKKSYNVYNKEHVTDDVIFRHLKELSENRLDLTGIDSLEKSKIYYTNNNNRNNSGNNNRNNNNNNKNQNQPNKRRHNNNHKNRK